CATTCTATCTTTATTGTTTTTTTCCTGTAGCAAAAGTAACAACACAGAACCTGTTGCCACTCTTCCCTCTGAACCTTTTAATCCGGCCGGCATTTCAATTGACTCTTTGATTAGAACTGTCTCCGAATTAAGCGGCGAAAAAAGCGTTACTATTCTTGGGAGTAATTATACCATATCAACACGCAGCCAGTATTTCGAAGGCAATAATATGGCGGCTGAATATCTGAAATCCAGATTTAAGAGTTTGGGCCTTAATATTTTAGACCAGAAATACAGCTCCTCCGGACGGAATATACTTGCCATTCAGCAGGGGGAAGACAAGGAAAATTATTTCATTATCTGTGGTCATTACGACTGCTGCCCGGATAGTGCACTTGCTTCGGGAGCCGACGACAATGCAAGCGGATGTTCAGTAGTCCTCGAGGCAGCGCGTCTTATTTCCAAACTCAGGCCGAAGTACTCTGTTATTTATGCCCTGTGGGATGAAGAGGAAAGAGGCCAGGGAAGCCAGTATTTTGCTGACTCAGCATTTACGGCTAAAATGAAGATTAAATGTTTACTGAATGCCGATATGATAGGATATGATATCAACAACAGCAGATTGGCTGCTTTATATGAACCACACGAATATGGTTCATTGCAGTATACCAATATCATCAAGGACGTAAATAACCAGTATGGATATGGAATAAATTTAATAACAAGTGATTCTCCGGCTGCATCAGATGATGAATTCTTCCATTCTAAAGGATTTGCTACAGTTGCAATTAATGAAAAGATCAAATTTTATGCTCAGGATCCGGTGTATAACTTTAATAAATATTATCACACAAGCAGTGATAGATTAGATAAATTTGATAAAAATTATTTTGAAAACATGAGTAAACTGGCAATTACTTCCTTTGCCAAAATGATAGGATTAAATTTGTCTGCAGCTAAATAGAAGTGAATTACGGTGGAAATGGCATGTAAACCGTTTAGCAGATCCAAATAAAAAAGCCTCAAGACAGCGAAAATTGGCCATCTTGAGTCATTAAATTCAGGCTCTTAAACCCTGCTGAGACAGGGAATATCCATGCCTCTCAAAAATTTTTGAATTTAGCCTGTTTTTGAAATATCTAGAAAATCGGTGACCAAATAGTGACAACAAGTCAGTCGGTATATAACTTATACCGGCTGACTCTTAGTTTTGTACTTATTTATTCCTTTGGGTACCGTTTGATACTATTTCATGTAAATCATCTTATACGTCATATCAAACGGTTCCCTTGCTGAAGCAGAAATACCTCTGAGCCTGTAATAATATATCCCTCCCGAGACATTGCGCCCTGACTCATTTGATCCGTCCCACTTGACAGCATGTTTCCCGGCAGACTGATGCTGATTTATCAGCGTTCTCACCTGCCTGCCAAGCACGTCATAAATGGTAAGCGAAACGTCCGCATCGGACGGAAGATAATAACCGATCACTGTGGACGGGTTAAATGGGTTGGGATAGTTCTGCTGTAAGGCAAATACCGCAGGTACGTTCTTCTGCTCTTCTTTTTCAACATCCGTAGCATCGCCATACGGCTTTACAGAGATATACCAATCTTCGCTCTCCCTGGTGTAGAGAGTATGTCCGTGATAATCTAATTTTGTATCCTGCGCATATTCATTCGAAATATTGTATTCATACGTACACGTATCACCCGTACGCTTTACTGTCTTGTCCTCCAGATTTGTCCTGTTGAAATTCATAAAGAAGCCATCCGACGAGTCATTGATGCTATAAGAATCATTGGACCATCCGGTCTCAGTAGAAAAATTCCTCGTATTGCTGGCGCCTTTTCTGGAGATATCGGAAGACACATAAACCTCAGGAATGCCGTCTGACTGGTATGGGTATGTAACATCGGCCTTAATGCCCGGCCTGCTGATCCGGCCTTTTACACTTTCATTTTCTATATCTATCGTCTTTCCGGTAGTTCCACCAGCAGTTACACTGAAATCCTTGAAGAAATCCCTTTTGCGGCTGTATGTTCCTGATGGCGTTACAGAAAGCACTTTGTTATATATCTTCAGCTGCTGGACACTGTATTCCCTTTCCAGGAGAATCTTTAATTTGAATGAAGCCGTGGTATTTTCAGAAGTATTTGAATTGAAAGAAATGGTACCGGTATCGAAAGTATTTGTCCACGAAGTGTCTCCCCTTGAAGTGGTGCTGAAATTCCACACTGCATCCATTTCACACGTTTCCGGCGGCACATTGAGATAGGCCGTTCCTGTAAAAAGGTCCTTTGCTCCAGTCGGCTTTTTATGCGGGAAATTTACATACATTACCGCAAGTCCGGGCTGAAACGGTACAAACCGCGTCTTTGCCGTCCCTTGTTCATCCGTAGTGACCTCATCTTCAGTAAACTTACCATTCTGAGGTCCGGAATATTCTTCCCCGTCTTCTGTAAATTCTTTCAGATGGAGTTTCCTGCCCTTCAGCGGCACACCATCGCAATCGATCAGTTTTATCTCTACATCAACTGTATCGCCGGCATTGACCTTCTGGCGTGAAGGTGTTACTTGTACCTCCTCCGGCTGACCTCTTCTGTACAGGCTTTTTATAGCAACCGAGTTATCAGTGTCTCTTTTGTATATCTCGAACTGCCTTATTACTTCCAGTATGGACCCGAACTGTGCTGCGAGTTTCTCTCCCGCCTTCCAAGGTTCTCCAATAGTACTTTCAAACTGAACTGAAGTAGATTTAACCAGTTCCCTGGAAGTACCGGTCTCTAGTGTAAGTACAGCTTCATAGCTGCTTCCGGCGCGACTGACATAGCCGGAGAGGATATAGTCGCAGTCCAGTTCGCCGGCAGGAGGAAGATTGGTATAAGTAAGGCCGTATTTAAGTGTCCCGTTCTGCAGCGTTGAGGCATTGATCATCGCGCCGCTTAACCAGGTGATACAGCCTGAGTTCGGTTCATTTTGCCTTACACAATACCTGGCCCTGATGCCAGCCCAGAACAGCTCCATCCAGTCAGGAATTAGAGAATCAGCCTGCGGCCTCTCTACTTTCATCTCGAAATCATAAAGTGCGATTCTGGGCCGGGAGCAATCGCCGCATTCCTGCGAATAAGTATTGAGTGCAAATGCACTCAGAAAAAAACATAAGACAAAAGTTTTCATATTAAGCATCGATATATAATTGTTATTGAGGATAATTTTCAGAGAAACAACACATGCGCCTGGTTAAAACCTTGTCAATGCGAAAATAGTGAAATTTCGAACAATTATGAATTATTATTTTCTTGCCCTTTTGAGTAAGATTATTATTAAAAGTTTATATTCTTTTGAAAAATTCTTATATTCATGACATAAATAAAGGTTATGTCATGCGAACAATACTCTTCATATTCCTTATTAGTTGCACTATTATTATTCCTTCGTGCAAAAAGAACGATAATATTGTTGAAAGCAGTTTAACTCAGTCCGGAATAAGCTTTGAACCACAGAGAGTCAGAGTAGGGCAAAAAATCAAGATATCTATACAAGACGGCAACATAAATTTTAAGCCCGATGAACAGATATTTTTCAACGGCTGCTGGAATATGGCTGACAGTATTGTGGGAAACACTATATATACTTTTGTACCATACATTCCAAATGCACCAGAAGATTGGAAAGTCCGGATCGAGATGCAATCTAAAGATTCTGTTTACCAGGTTGAAGGAGTCTTGAAGGTAGAGACTGAAGCAAGCATTTCACCCGTGACAATAACATGGAATCCTTTAGATCCTGTTTCAGAAGGGGAATCTTTTTATTATCCTAAAGCATATTCTCGGCAATACGGGTGGAGCGGTAAAAAAAGCAACGATACAATTTATCTTACACAAATATATCCTGCCAGCGAATCCTATGGGGAATTTAAATTCCTGTTCCACGATAACGGTCCGGGCAAACTGCCTGAACTTATTTCAGCTGTCCAAATACTTTATCCCGATTTTTTCCCAACTGAACCATATACCATGAGAGATACAATTAAACAGGTATTAGTCCATATTGATAAATGGGGAAGCGGCAATGTCTTTAGCGGTAGAGTTTTTCCTCAGGTTGGTGAATTCGCTTCATCCGGATTTAAATACCTTAAAAGTGCGGACCCTTTTTTTGATAGTTATACTTTCTACTGCACAATTAAACCCTGAGGATAATTTCAGAACTGGTGCGCATTTTTGATATTCCCTTTTCAAAGCCGGATTAAGCACAGCATTTCATGCTTGCTACTTTGACCCGAGCTTTTTATTCTGCCTCAAAAGCTCAAGAGCTTCTGCAGCCCTTTTTGCCTGAGTCTCCTCCTTCTTTGCGCTTGTTATCCACAATACGTAGAGTCTGCGGTAAGAGGGGGCAAGACTGCTGAAGTTCTTCCATGCAAGGGCATCTGCCCTTAAGACCTTTTCAACAAGAGGCGGAATATCCAAAACTTTCTTCTTCTGCGGGGGCGTTTTGTTTTCAGAACTTTCCTCAAGTGGAAACGTAACCTTTGAAAGGCCGAACTCAGTCATCCTGCCTTCTTTGATAAGCTTTCTTACTCTAGCTTTATTTACTTCGGACCAATTATTTGTATTTGTTCTCGGCGTAAACTTCCTGGCATAACGCTCTTCATCCAGCTTCTTAATTATACTATCTATCCATCCATAGCACAGTGCCTCACCTACAGCATCTTCCAGGGGCAGAATGGGTTTATTGGCGCTCTGTTTATAAAAGACTAACCAGATAACATTTTCCTTTAGGTGATTTTTCTTTAGCCAGGCCCGCCATTCCTTGGCGGTCGTTACATGCAGGGTCTTAAGAGCTCCCATTTCGCATCCTCTGGAGGGATAGTTTGAAAATGTATGAAGATTAATAGTCCAAAGTTAAAAAGCCTTAAACCAAAAGGCAAAAGGAAAATCTGTCACTTTTCAAAACCTGATAAATGCGATTCAAAGAAATAACCTCTATGGCTTTTCTCAAGGATTATTTAAGAAGCTGTCCTTACCCAAAACCTTGTCCATGCGGGTTCAGCAAAAGCACGCATATTTTAGACACAGTTTTTCCCCATTTCCCCAATGCAAATTATATCAATTAAGAGAAGTGTGGGAAAGATGATTTAGTTTTACCGCTCAGGATATTTGGCATTATATGAATTTTTTGTTTACTTTCATGGATCGGAGAAATCAGAAATTAAAACAGGGAATACTATTAATTTATGAACGATAAAAATTTTGCAGCCATTTTTGATATGGATGGAGTTATTATTGACAATGCTTTGTATCATGAAAAAGCATGGAAAATATTTCTTAAAAAAAGGGGGATTAATCTTTCGAATAATGAGTTTAAGGAGATAGTGTTCGGACGAACCGGAAAAGATATTCTCAAGATACTTTTCAAAGATATAACAGAATCTGAAATAAAAGAGTATGCGAAGGAAATCAATGCAACATACAGAGAAGAATATGCTCCTTTTATTAAAGCAACTCCAGGACTTATTGATTTTCTTAAACTTCTGAAACAAAACAACATTACTGCCGCTATTGCCACATCAGCCCCGCCTATTAATGTTGAATATATTACGGAAAAACTGAGCATCCGTGAGTATTTTGCAAATACAATTGATGATACTCAGGTTACAAAAGGTAAACCTGATCCCGAAATATATTTGGCTTCAGCCGATGCAATTAATTATGAACCTTCACAATGTGTAGTATTTGAAGATTCCTTATCAGGAATTCAGGCAGCAAAAAATGCAGGAATGAAAGTGGTAGGAGTGGCAACTACACACGATCCTTCGGAACTGAAGAATGTTGATCTTGTAATCAAAGATTTTCATGAACTGGATATTGAAAAGATCAGAGCAATGTTTGGGAATTCACATCCATTTTAGGTCGTAATAAAATGAAAAAGCCCAAAATCAGACGACTTCGGGCTTTTCTTTTTAGA
This genomic stretch from Ignavibacteria bacterium harbors:
- a CDS encoding Zn-dependent exopeptidase M28, which codes for MKKLVLFSSIILSLLFFSCSKSNNTEPVATLPSEPFNPAGISIDSLIRTVSELSGEKSVTILGSNYTISTRSQYFEGNNMAAEYLKSRFKSLGLNILDQKYSSSGRNILAIQQGEDKENYFIICGHYDCCPDSALASGADDNASGCSVVLEAARLISKLRPKYSVIYALWDEEERGQGSQYFADSAFTAKMKIKCLLNADMIGYDINNSRLAALYEPHEYGSLQYTNIIKDVNNQYGYGINLITSDSPAASDDEFFHSKGFATVAINEKIKFYAQDPVYNFNKYYHTSSDRLDKFDKNYFENMSKLAITSFAKMIGLNLSAAK
- a CDS encoding T9SS type A sorting domain-containing protein → MKVERPQADSLIPDWMELFWAGIRARYCVRQNEPNSGCITWLSGAMINASTLQNGTLKYGLTYTNLPPAGELDCDYILSGYVSRAGSSYEAVLTLETGTSRELVKSTSVQFESTIGEPWKAGEKLAAQFGSILEVIRQFEIYKRDTDNSVAIKSLYRRGQPEEVQVTPSRQKVNAGDTVDVEIKLIDCDGVPLKGRKLHLKEFTEDGEEYSGPQNGKFTEDEVTTDEQGTAKTRFVPFQPGLAVMYVNFPHKKPTGAKDLFTGTAYLNVPPETCEMDAVWNFSTTSRGDTSWTNTFDTGTISFNSNTSENTTASFKLKILLEREYSVQQLKIYNKVLSVTPSGTYSRKRDFFKDFSVTAGGTTGKTIDIENESVKGRISRPGIKADVTYPYQSDGIPEVYVSSDISRKGASNTRNFSTETGWSNDSYSINDSSDGFFMNFNRTNLEDKTVKRTGDTCTYEYNISNEYAQDTKLDYHGHTLYTRESEDWYISVKPYGDATDVEKEEQKNVPAVFALQQNYPNPFNPSTVIGYYLPSDADVSLTIYDVLGRQVRTLINQHQSAGKHAVKWDGSNESGRNVSGGIYYYRLRGISASAREPFDMTYKMIYMK
- a CDS encoding HAD family phosphatase, producing MNDKNFAAIFDMDGVIIDNALYHEKAWKIFLKKRGINLSNNEFKEIVFGRTGKDILKILFKDITESEIKEYAKEINATYREEYAPFIKATPGLIDFLKLLKQNNITAAIATSAPPINVEYITEKLSIREYFANTIDDTQVTKGKPDPEIYLASADAINYEPSQCVVFEDSLSGIQAAKNAGMKVVGVATTHDPSELKNVDLVIKDFHELDIEKIRAMFGNSHPF